One Nitrospira sp. DNA segment encodes these proteins:
- the cas5c gene encoding type I-C CRISPR-associated protein Cas5 — MANGTHTLEVWGDFACFTRPEMKVERFSYPIITPSAARGIFDAIYWDGLRERQGTGNIMRPYFHWQVIRIQILELPHFIALRRNEVKGRVPGTTTLNKWMAGKKSPEALWADGDDESTGRTQRQTMALKNVRYRLTAQIVPKSGFASDYGKFNACFERRAKQGKCFQQPYFGCREFPAFFEYVESSDSKVPPPAALDQHLGLMLYDVYDLHKDAVKDNDKPFITLFDAHIRNGVLEVPPFGSSAVKKPERT, encoded by the coding sequence ATGGCTAACGGCACACATACATTGGAAGTCTGGGGCGATTTCGCATGCTTCACCCGCCCGGAAATGAAGGTCGAGCGTTTCTCCTATCCGATCATCACGCCTTCTGCGGCACGTGGCATCTTTGACGCTATCTACTGGGATGGCCTACGCGAACGGCAAGGCACGGGAAACATTATGCGTCCCTATTTCCACTGGCAGGTTATACGCATTCAGATATTGGAACTGCCGCATTTCATTGCTCTGCGGCGCAATGAAGTGAAAGGACGAGTGCCTGGTACAACGACGCTAAACAAGTGGATGGCTGGGAAGAAGTCACCAGAAGCTTTGTGGGCAGATGGAGACGATGAAAGTACTGGCCGCACACAGCGTCAAACTATGGCGCTCAAGAATGTGCGCTATCGGCTCACTGCGCAAATCGTTCCCAAGTCCGGTTTCGCCTCCGACTACGGCAAGTTCAACGCCTGTTTCGAGCGTCGGGCTAAGCAGGGAAAATGTTTTCAGCAACCTTATTTCGGCTGTCGGGAATTCCCCGCGTTCTTTGAGTATGTCGAGTCGTCGGATTCCAAAGTCCCGCCACCCGCTGCCCTGGATCAGCATCTTGGCCTCATGCTCTATGACGTGTACGACCTGCACAAGGATGCCGTGAAAGATAATGACAAACCATTCATCACGCTGTTTGACGCTCACATACGCA